A single region of the Nicotiana sylvestris chromosome 6, ASM39365v2, whole genome shotgun sequence genome encodes:
- the LOC104237291 gene encoding protein FAR1-RELATED SEQUENCE 9 isoform X2, giving the protein MNSRQRILGGGVQHVLDYLRRMRSENPAFFYAVQDDNGSSNGNIFWADATARMNYHYFGDTIKLDTSYRANCYSVPFATFTGLNHHAQPVLFGCAFLFSESETSLVWLLQTWLQAMSAQKPVSITTDTDHLIQMAIAHVLPETRHRLCKWSILRDTKEKLTHVCQTHPTFEIEFMKCINEAETLEEFESQWKSLLERYYLTDNEFLQSIYIARHHWVPVFMRETFFGDFLSDEDNDAKNTFFDGFVNASTSIQLLIKHYEKAITIWHEKEFNADLDSNNTTPILKTPSPMEKQAADLYTRKVFMKFQQELVETLANPATKIDDSGAITTYHVAKFGEEHKAHTVRFNTLELTANCSCLMFEFSGIICRHVLSVFRAKNVLTLPSQYILKRWTRNAKTGGGGTIEENPLELPSNSQESLTMRHNSLRQEAIKFVEEGAKSIHSYNVAMNALKEAAKKVSAAKKKNTDKTQVTNMVNGCNQGVDEGDIDQADSGQSKLKRAHQGKKKETKKPNKTQLTRKVP; this is encoded by the coding sequence ATGAATAGCAGACAAAGAATCCTCGGTGGAGGGGTTCAACATGTATTGGACTATCTGAGACGAATGCGCTCCGAAAATCCGGCATTCTTCTATGCTGTTCAAGATGATAACGGGTCTTCTAATGGAAACATTTTTTGGGCCGATGCAACTGCCAGGATGAACTATCACTATTTTGGGGACACTATCAAATTGGACACTTCCTATCGAGCTAATTGCTATAGTGTACCTTTTGCCACTTTCACTGGCTTAAATCATCACGCCCAGCCTGTTCTCTTTGGCTGTGCTTTTCTTTTCAGCGAGTCTGAGACCTCACTTGTCTGGCTCCTCCAAACTTGGCTTCAAGCAATGTCTGCACAGAAGCCTGTTTCCATCACAACTGACACTGATCATCTCATACAGATGGCTATTGCTCATGTTCTGCCAGAAACGCGCCACCGTCTTTGTAAATGGAGCATACTTCGAGATACCAAGGAGAAGCTGACCCATGTATGTCAAACACATCCAACCTTTGAAATTGAATTTATGAAGTGCATCAATGAAGCAGAGACACTTGAGGAGTTTGAATCTCAGTGGAAGTCACTCCTAGAAAGATATTACCTCACGGATAATGAATTCCTTCAATCAATTTATATTGCTCGCCACCACTGGGTTCCTGTTTTCATGCGAGAGACATTTTTTGGGGATTTTTTAAGTGATGAAGACAATGATGCCAAAAACACTTTCTTCGATGGGTTTGTGAATGCTTCTACCTCTATCCAGTTATTAATTAAACACTATGAAAAAGCCATTACAATCTGGCATGAAAAGGAATTTAATGCAGACCTTGATTCTAATAATACTACACCAATTCTAAAGACACCATCGCCTATGGAAAAACAAGCAGCTGATCTCTATACGAGGAAGGTGTTCATGAAATTTCAACAAGAGCTGGTTGAGACCCTTGCAAATCCTGCAACTAAAATTGATGACTCTGGAGCAATCACAACATATCATGTTGCAAAATTTGGGGAAGAGCACAAGGCGCACACGGTTAGGTTCAACACACTTGAGTTGACAGCTAACTGTAGCTGTCTAATGTTTGAATTTTCAGGTATAATTTGTAGACATGTGTTATCTGTGTTCAGAGCCAAAAATGTTCTTACGCTTCCTTCCCAATACATTTTGAAACGTTGGACAAGAAATGCCAAGACTGGTGGTGGAGGCactatagaggaaaatcctttaGAGTTACCTAGCAATTCACAAGAGTCTTTAACTATGCGTCATAATAGTTTGCGGCAGGAGGCTATTAAATTTGTTGAAGAAGGGGCTAAATCTATTCATAGTTATAATGTCGCGATGAATGCTCTGAAAGAGGCTGCAAAAAAGGTTTCTGCTGCAAAGAAGAAAAACACCGACAAAACTCAGG